In the Silene latifolia isolate original U9 population chromosome 1, ASM4854445v1, whole genome shotgun sequence genome, AgagaatggagtttgaatccaagggaggagggtgggtatgggattccaaggggttggggtggagttagaatccattgggtatctaactccattccaaatcaccccaaccaaacaatggaatgGATCAAaaccattccattccattccattccaatatgtccaaccaaacacccccttagtgTGAAATGGTGTTTTTGGGAGAAAGTGTGAAGATAAGGGGAGTGTGAGGGAGGAGTAGTTTAAGAAGTTCATTaataattgtcgacgatattcgACGATCTTTAGTAGGTTGAATCTAATAACACTCGGCGTCAACTGTCCAAGCTCCATCGGTGTTATGGTGTATGGGCCTAGGAATATCCTGTGAGAATATTCAATGCATGGAAATACTGATCATTGAAAGCATATCTCAGACTCTAAAACAACAGTTGGAATAATATGGAGCAACGGTCATTATTAAAGGAGTAAGAATACAAAACTTCCAAAGCATTCGAATTGTATTCTATATTCCAGAATGTATTGTATTATATTATATGGCCGACATCATTATACACCAAGTTTAACAAAACAACCTTTATAAGCTAATTAGTTAAAGGAATAATTCCCTTGCAATACCATTTTACATTAAAATTATTCTATGCACCAAAAAAAAGCATTAAAATTATTctaaaaatatatttaaaataatTTGATGTTCATTGAGAGAGCAAAAGATTTGTCCTATTTACACGAGTAAAAATATTATATCCGTCTTAGAAAGATCTACTGAATAGAAAAAGCGCGAAAAGAAATGCGAAAAGAAGACAAAAAGTTGTAAATGAAATTGATTTTATAATGACCACCCCCTCCCGATAATGCTCAACAATTTCAAGAGGATCAAAACTCTTTAAAAAACAAATATTTgaaatttatattatttatttataaattataaacaTAAATATAGGATCTGACACGTGTAAAAAGCAGACACATAAACCGTCGATGAAATCATCAATCCCAATAGCGGGCCCCACATCTTCCTCCATAATCGCGCacatatatatagagagagagattgaatccTCCATTCATCGTCATCACTCACTCTTGATCACCAACAAACAATTTCAGTTACATACTTctaatgattaattaattaattaattaattaattaatttaataatagtGCAATGGCGGGAAATGATTGGGTAAACAGTTACTTGGAAGCCATATTAGATGTGGGAGGTCAGGGGATCGAATCTTCAAAGGACAAGAAGCCGCCCTCGACGACGACGACCAATAAAAATAACCCCTCCGGtgccggtggtggtggtggtggttccgCTTCGCTGTTGCTAAGAGAGCGAGGGCATTTCAGTCCATCCCGTTATTTTGTTGAGGAAGTTATTACTGGTTTCGATGAGACCGATCTTCATCGCTCTTGGGTTCGCGTATGtcaatttcattcattcattcacttcggaattgttttgttttgtttgtttcatgaATTTTGATGTTTCTGTATCAGAATCGGGAAAATTTGGAGATTTCAGACAATTATgtgttatttttatttatttatttatttatttatttggccTACAATTGttgtttgtgtttattttttattttactgTTTTAGGAAATTTGATCGGTTATTCGACAATTGAGTAAAATTGTCAAGATTAACGAGGTTTAATTAAGATTGAGCGTAGGAAGGTTTTTTGCGAATATTAAAGGTGTAAGATTCTAGCATTTAGATGAAAATTAAAATTGAAGCTCCAATTTgaattttaattcatttcaaagtCTAGGATTTTACTTAGGAGAGGTAGATCGTACAAGGTTAAATTCTGCATTGAATTAGGAACACTATTATTGGCTAATATGGTGtgctaattaattaattggacTAGTAGTTGCCGGAAAGTGACGGTTTGGTTGGAGGAAAATAACGGTAAGAGGATTAATGATGGGGAGTGACTCCTGACCATAGGAGGATTCCTGGAAATTTCGATAATAATCGTGTCTTAATTTGTTTTGTGGATTATAAATTTTCATGTACTTGTTTGAAACACAAGTGGAAATTAAATtatgatgttttttttttggatctTATTAGTAAATTGTGTGCAGAAATTGATCAGGGTATATCATTTTGTGTTGTAAATATGATTGAAGAAGGTAAAGATTAAGAGAGTAGAAGTGATGGTAGGAAGGTGATGATTAAGAGAGTAGAAGTGGTTGTAGGAAGGCTTTATGAGATAATGAAAGGTGTTGGATCTCTATTGGCAATTATGGTTTTCATGGTTAAAATTCATTGAAAGGTGACATTGTCATGTCACTGTTGGAAAAAATTAATATCAAGATAATGGAAGATGAAGAAGAGTGAGTGTCTTGCGAAAATGAAGAATATCTCGTAATATACTAATTAATGAGATTAGAATGTAGAATTTACGGACGATAATGTAAATATTCAAAGTTTCTTATTAAGTTATAAAACCTATGATTGACCTTAACCATCCGCTTAGCATTTGGTTGAATAGGTCTTATACTCTTCTCACAGTCCATGGTTACCGGATTCGCTTGGTACCTTATACGAATCACGAATCGTTAAACTTgctgaaaatacatataacacacatTCTATAAgagcgaatcgcgaatcggtaagggcgtattcatagcgaatctgGTAACCATGTCTCACACTATATTTTGTGACATCTTTAAATGTTTGTTGTGCCAATAATATGTAGTTTTGCCAATAAAGAGATTCTCCATTTTGTTGATTTCTTTAGGCTTTGTGATATAAAGGACTGAAAGGAAAACAGCCCACTTATGCGAAGCTTTCTGAAATATGACCACATTTCTATCCTTCTAGCATCAATCTTGAATCTCGCTGCAATTTTGCACGATTTGATCGCAATAAAGTTCCAACTTTTATGAATTTGAATACTGATCATTATTAGTTGGACTTCAGATGTACTTTTCACTGATTGTGTGTTATCTTTTGAGGTTCAGGCAGCTTCAACTCGAAGTCCTCAAGAGAGGAATACGAGGTTGGAAAATCTATGCTGGAGGATATGGAATTTGGCTCGCAAGAAGAAACAGGTACTATTAACTTGTAGTAGCTCATAAGAACTTGCATTACTTGTATGAAATGAGGTTTCTTAGATGGTTATTGAGTAATTTACTCTTGTAAAGATAAGTTGTTTTTTATGCAATCTCATATCATCCGAGCAAAGTCACTTAATATTCTtgttttttcagttttgtttatttattcttcCAATTCTCTCTTCTCAAATCTGATTTATAAACAGATTGAAAGTGAGGAGGTACAACGTTTGGCCAAACGCCATATGGAACGAGAAAAGGGTCGCAGGGAGGCAACAGCAGATATGTCAGAAGACTTGTCAGAAGGAGAAAAGGGAGATACAGTTGGTGATATGTCGTTCCAAAAAGATAGCAATAAAGGAAAAATGCGCAGAATAAGTTCAGTGGATATGATGGAGAATTGGGCTAATAACTTCAAGGAAAAGAAACTCTACATTGTTTTGATAAGGCAAGGCGTTAGAAATTCTTTTTGACATGCTTATTGATCCCCCTAATTTTCCGTTGCATTTGTTCCAGCAAGCATTTTATTTGACTGAGGTGTTTCGGATGCTTCTATACTTATTTTAACATCCAGTTTTTAATGCAGTCTTCATGGCTTGATACGTGGAGAGAATATGGAGCTTGGTAGAGATTCTGATACTGGTGGTCAGGTAGCTTTTCAACTCTCATGTGTGCATcttcgatttgatttaattttCATACCCCTCCCTCGTATTCTCTCAAATTGCCACGTTAATTGATGTCAGGAGAGCATGTGAGTTAAGCAACTGTTAATTGAAAAGCTGTTGCTTGATTTCAAAATATGAGGCTTAGATAGAAATTTCACAAAAACTTCACAAATTTTGAATCTGGGAGAGGCCATTGAAGGAGCCCAAAAATGAAACTGGAGCAGTTCCCAAAAATAGGAAGTGTATTATTTGATGTCATGGAACAATGTTCGTTTGACATGTGTTTCATTATATCCAGGTCAAATACGTAGTAGAACTTGCCAGGGCGCTTGGGTCAATGCCTGGAGTTTACCGAGTTGACCTACTGACAAGACAAGTTTCAGGACCTGGGGTAGATTGGAGTTATGCTGAACCTTGTGAGATGCTGACAAGTGTTGAGGAGCCCCCGGAGGAGCTCGGTGAGAGCAGTGGTGCTTATATTATCCGCATACCATTTGGGCCAAAGGACAAGTATGTGGCTAAGGAATTACTTTGGCCATACATACCAGAATTTGTTGATGGTGCACTTAGCCACATAAGACAAATGTCTAAGGTTCTTGGAGACCAAATTGGTGCGGGTCAGCCTCTCTGGCCCACTTCAATCCATGGACATTATGCAGATGCTGGGGATTCTGCAGCTCTTTTATCTGGTGCTTTAAATGTGCCTATGGTTTTCACTGGTCATTCGCTTGGTCGAGATAAGCTTGAGCAGCTTTTGAAACAAGGGAGACTTTCAAGAGATGAAATTAACACAACCTATAAAATCATGCGGCGTATAGAGGCCGAGGAACTTTGCCTTGATGCTTCCGAAATAGTGATTACAAGCACCAGACAGGAAATTGAAGAGCAATGGCAACTATATGATGGATTTGATCTAATTTTAGAACGCAAACTTAGAGCTAGAATGAGACGTGGTGTGAACTGTCATGGAAGATTCATGCCGCGCATGGCTGTGAgtgttcaactctttttttttttttatttggtatATCTGCATTGATTTCTTATTCCATGCAGGCCAATACAATTGTTTCAAGGTTTTGTTCAGGCAATTTTTATTATGGGTCATCTAGAAACAACCTTTCTGTGGTGGCAACACATGTCAACACAGAGGTAAGGCTGTGTGCATTTGACCTCCTCTCACGCCACCATTTGCAGGATGTCGAGGCACTGAGATAATGTTACTATTTTTATCACGGTTTTTATTAGTGAGCGTGTTATTGCTTGTTGTTGTTATAAGAGAAGCTTTTGTGAAAATATGCAGAGAATTCCTCCTGGTATGGAATTTCACCATATTGCCCCACATGATGCTGATATGGATGCAGATCTCGATGGACATAAAGACGAGAAAGCAAATCCAGATCCTTTCATTTGGTCAGAGGTCAGGGGTTTACTGTTGCTTCAGCTTTAATTCATTCAAGTGATGATGTTTCCGTCTTTTTGTCTCTTGCAGAAATGTTTCATATGGTAGTTCTTGTTAGCTTATGCCTAATTGCAGTGGGACCACctctttgtttttgttgtttatgGAAGTGATGACGTGCCTGTCTTGTCTCTTTATGACATCATCTGTGTAGTGTATTTAGTAATATCAAGTTTTAACCAATTTGGATGCAAACATGACTCTTCTGAATTTACCCTTTGCTCTGTGATTCTGGCAGATAATGCGTTTCTTCTCAAATCGGCGAAAACCCATGATACTTGCCTTGGCTAGGCCAGATCCAAAAAAGAATCTCACTACATTAGTCAAGGCATTCGGAGAGTGCCGTCCTCTCAGGGAACTTGCTAACCTGGTATGAAAGTGAccaattatatatttatatgtcTTCTCTTTAATTTCATTGTCGTTATAATGAAGACATGATATTTTGTATAATTTTGTCTCTTCCTTCTCCAGACACTGATAATGGGCAATCGTGATGATATTGATGAAATGTCTGGTACAAATGCATCCGTTTTGATATCAATACTCAAATTAATTGACAAATATGATCTCTACGGTCAAGTGGCATATCCTAAGCACCACAAACAATCTGAAGTTCCTGAAATTTATCGTCTCGCTGCCAAGACAAAGGTATATGGAAGCACTTTTTTAAGTTGTCAGACATATTGCAACAACTTGGTTTATTGTGTCCTTCACCATCTCCCAAGTTGGACTAGTTAATTAGCTCTTGATGTTGCCGTAATACTGTAGCAGTACAATCATGTGCAGATGCAATTGTTTAGCATATAGCATGCAAAATTTTAGCgaacaacttcctctctctatAAAATCATAACGGCTTGTTCTTAAATTTACTGTCTACTTATCTGATCAATGAGGTAAACTTAAGCTTAAGATTTAGTTATTTCCGTGAAGTATCATCAGTTGTGTGACGATCCATTATCCAGATTGTGCTTAGTGTACAAGGATACAAATTTCTGTCCTGCTTTCAGTTTGTTATTCAAGCACTATTTTTGTCTTTACAGGGTGTATTCATCAACCCAGCTTTCATTGAACCATTTGGACTGACTTTAATCGAGGTGCCGCTCTAATTACTTGCTGAACTCTCACTGAAATCAATATTTTAATTAGGCAGCTTACAGAAACTATACTTTTCCACAGGCCGCAGCTTATGGTTTGCCTATTGTTGCCACAAAAAATGGAGGCCCTGTTGATATTATTGGGGTATGTTCATATTTGTATTTATACTCGTGCTGAAAATATACATTCTACCTCCATCACATATTTATTATCCCATTTGACTTTGTTGGTCAACCTATATCAACTTTGTCTATTAATTTACTATGTTAAATTTGTCATGTTTGATGTACCAAAACAACTATTTTCATATGTCACTTTAATTCATCTTTAGCTTGTATCTTGTGAAAAATATCGTTCAGTTTACAACATTTGACCACCAAAATGCATATTGTGTTAAAATATTGGCCAAATGGGGACATTATAAATGCAATGGAGGGATTATTACTGATTGAAGTTGAATACTGACACACTGTTGATTGCAGGTCCTGGACAATGGACTCCTCATTGATCCTCACGATCAGCAATCTATTGCTGATGCACTTCTAAAGCTTGTTGCTGACAAACAGCTATGGGCAAAATGTAGACAAAACGGGTTGAAAAACATCCATCTTTTTTCATGGCCAGAGCATTGTAAGGCATATTTATCTCGTATAGCGAGCTGCAAACCTAGGCAACCAAACTGGCAACGAATTGACGAAGGATCTGATAACTCAGAGACAGACTCGCCCGGTGACTCCTTAAGAGACATTCAGGACATATCTTTGAATCTTAAGTTCTCGGTATCTGAAGGAGGTAACACATTTGATGATGCGTTCGATTCTGAAGAAGCTTCAGCTAGCACAAGGAGAAAAATAATTGAGAATGCAGTTTCGAAAATGTCAAAGCCTATGGACAAAGGAAATTTTGATGCTGGTAATCATAAGTTTCCAGCAATTAGGAGGAGGAAGCATATTTTTGTCATTGCTTTGGACATTGGTACAACATCAGATCTTCTTCAAATCATTAAGGCAATATTTTCTTCTGCCGGAGAACAGAAAACTACAGGTTCTATAGGATTTATACTGTCAACAGCTATGGCATTATCAGAGGTTAATTCTCTTTTGTCTTCTGGAGGCCTGAAGCCCGGAGATTTTGACGCATTTATTTGTAATAGTGGAAGTGAGCTCTACTATTCATCTATTGGCTCTGAGGAGTCAGAGTCCCCATTTGTACTTGACCAAGATTACCATTCACATATTAACTATCGTTGGGGAGGCGATGGCTTGAGGAAGACTTTGCTGAGGTGGGCTGCTTCTGTCAACGAGAAAAAGGGTGGAACAGCTGGACAGATTGTTAGCGTGGATGAAGCTGGCTCTACTGCTCATTGCTTTTCATTCAAAGTGAATGATTTTGCATCAGTAATGTCCATTTACCTTATATTTATCTCTAATTACCGGCTTGTAATGCTGTCTCTTTTCTCTTTCTTAAATGTGTTTCTTAGGGCATTGCTTTGTTTGTCTCAATTATTTTATTTAACAGGTTCCGAACCCGGATATCACCGCTCAATGAGTTTCTTTGCATCTGTCTGAATTGGTTCCCATACACATTAGGATTTCATATTTGGATTTAAGCCATGAACCATCTTGTTTAAGAACTATTGTTCTTATGTGTGGACTAGTTTTAGATTAGTTCTGTTTGAGGATCTCTAGATAGGATTTTCTTGCTGATGtcatttttctttttcccttCTACCGCTAATATCCTGTTAGATTGTTTTTAGATCTTATAAGTCAGGCCGCTTCTTTACGTGCAGGCACCTCCTGCTAAGGAGCTCAGGAAGTTGATGAGAATTCAGGCTCTTCGGTGTCACGCCATTCATTGCATAAACGGCTCCAGGTTGAATGTCATCCCTGTGTTGGCTTCCAGATCTCAAGCACTCAGGTCCACAATTTTTTTCTCCCTCATTAGAAAATATGCACTCATATCTGATAGAAACTGTAGTAAGTGGCAACTAAATGAAAATGGATGGCAACCAACGTAAAATGGTTCACTACACTGGGCGCAccttatttttattttgtcaagTAGTAGTCCTTTGATTCAACTCACCGCATATTTTTCATTATTTGTTTAGTCGTGTACAAccgcaccccccccccccccccccctcccctttACTGTACTGTTTGCAGAAGCCTCCGAGGCAGTGGGTAATGTTATTGTGTGGT is a window encoding:
- the LOC141611065 gene encoding sucrose-phosphate synthase-like, coding for MAGNDWVNSYLEAILDVGGQGIESSKDKKPPSTTTTNKNNPSGAGGGGGGSASLLLRERGHFSPSRYFVEEVITGFDETDLHRSWVRAASTRSPQERNTRLENLCWRIWNLARKKKQIESEEVQRLAKRHMEREKGRREATADMSEDLSEGEKGDTVGDMSFQKDSNKGKMRRISSVDMMENWANNFKEKKLYIVLISLHGLIRGENMELGRDSDTGGQVKYVVELARALGSMPGVYRVDLLTRQVSGPGVDWSYAEPCEMLTSVEEPPEELGESSGAYIIRIPFGPKDKYVAKELLWPYIPEFVDGALSHIRQMSKVLGDQIGAGQPLWPTSIHGHYADAGDSAALLSGALNVPMVFTGHSLGRDKLEQLLKQGRLSRDEINTTYKIMRRIEAEELCLDASEIVITSTRQEIEEQWQLYDGFDLILERKLRARMRRGVNCHGRFMPRMARIPPGMEFHHIAPHDADMDADLDGHKDEKANPDPFIWSEIMRFFSNRRKPMILALARPDPKKNLTTLVKAFGECRPLRELANLTLIMGNRDDIDEMSGTNASVLISILKLIDKYDLYGQVAYPKHHKQSEVPEIYRLAAKTKGVFINPAFIEPFGLTLIEAAAYGLPIVATKNGGPVDIIGVLDNGLLIDPHDQQSIADALLKLVADKQLWAKCRQNGLKNIHLFSWPEHCKAYLSRIASCKPRQPNWQRIDEGSDNSETDSPGDSLRDIQDISLNLKFSVSEGGNTFDDAFDSEEASASTRRKIIENAVSKMSKPMDKGNFDAGNHKFPAIRRRKHIFVIALDIGTTSDLLQIIKAIFSSAGEQKTTGSIGFILSTAMALSEVNSLLSSGGLKPGDFDAFICNSGSELYYSSIGSEESESPFVLDQDYHSHINYRWGGDGLRKTLLRWAASVNEKKGGTAGQIVSVDEAGSTAHCFSFKVNDFASAPPAKELRKLMRIQALRCHAIHCINGSRLNVIPVLASRSQALRYLYIRWGTELSHFVVFVGESGDTDYEGLLGGVHKTVVLKGICTDARKLHVTRNYPLEHVVPVDTPNVFQTQGHNLDDMKEALSKLGISK